The window TTCACCGCTTCGGCAATCGCCCGCGCCACCGTTTCCACATACGACAGGTCCGCCTCTCCCTCTTCCGTAGGAGGCGTTCCCACCGCAATGAACACCGCGTCGCTGGCTGCTACCGCCGCTCTCAGGTCGCTGGTGAAGCTGATGCGCCGCCCAGCGTATTTCGCCAGCAGTTCCGGAAGATGCGCTTCGTGAATCGGCACCTCCCCGCGCCGCAACTGGGCCACTTTCTGCTCGTCGTTGTCGATGGAGAACACTTCATGTCCCAGCTCCGCCAGGCACGCCGCCGCCACCAGCCCTACGTATCCCGAACCCACTACCGCTATCTTCATCAAACTCACCTTAACTGAGACCAGCAATGAAAGTAAACCGAAGCAAACTGCTCAGATTAAGGAATTCCTGCTGGCCCAGTCGCACAGTCATACCATAAGCATAAAGGTGAGCCTGGGTAGTCGCAAAACGCTGAATGCCGTATGGTGCCGAGGGAAGGAACCTCACAAGGCTATGCCTAAGGCCCAATCTTGCGCGTAGGCAGAAATTCGCTATCTCAAGGTCAGATTGTGTGCCCCAAAGGTGAGAAACGTCGCCGTGGAGGCCGCCTGTGGCACCCACCAGAACCGGCGATAGAGCGGATTACTGCTGCGCATCATTCTGCGCCCAAGATAGTCCATGCCAGTTGGCCAGAGTTGTAGGGCAGGATAAATAGCAGCCGAATGCGCAAAGGGCTTCAACGTAGGATTCAATTCCTGCCCGCCACTTTGGATCGCTTGTCGCGTCGACCAGGCGTCGAAACCTGCGGCTGCATGCTGTACCGCCATCAAGGAAAACCAGATTCGCTTGTTACGCGACGACGCCGTTTCCGGCTTCGTCTCAACAAGCTGGTGCGATGGGGCTGTCATTTCCACCGGCGCAGCGTCCGCCAGCCCGCCCGTGGAGGGACGTATCAAGGGATCGGCAACCGCTCCCCTAGCGAGCAGACTTCCGCTTCCCGTATCGGACGTGTCTCGGGAACTGCTTTCCAGTTGGGTCGAATCGGAAACCAGGGCCGCACTCGATAATTGCACCGGAGGATTGGAAACCTGAGCCTGGGAGCCGACGGCAAACAGAAGCACGAGCCATGCGCTGCGCATTGGTGCATGTCCTCTTGGCCAGAGTAACCCATGAACCTTCGGAACACCAGCAATTCGCGACGCGTTGCCCAAACCGAGGTAACGCCCCGCATAGTGGCCCCGATCGATCAGGGTGCACATCTATGCGCACGAGCAATTCCACAGTAAGCGAATGATTAGCCTCAGGTTACAGTGCGAGTGGAAAATTTCAGTGCAGAAACTTGCACACTTGTGTGAACTTGAATTCACTCCTTCTGCACCATTACACGCAGTCAGTGTTCCAACGTCTTGTAAACCATCTGGACACGCGCTTCGGAGTGGTGGTCACGGTCTTTCTCTCCCCAGCACAAGCAGTCAGGTCCGCAGTCATGATTGAGTCTTTCCAGCCGCACTTGAAAGAGTCGGTAGCGCACGCCATCTGTGGAAAATCCTTCCGAAACTGGGACCTGCTTCGCGAGCTTGGTCATAGCTCTCCCTCGCTGCTTCTGGGATTGAATTGAATGGAGCAGACCAATTAAGCAATCCCTTGACCAAGCCACCTTCGAACAAGTTTTCTGGGAATTATTGCAGGCTGTGGAAACTGTTAGGGGCGAAAGCTACTCGCTGCGGGTAAAAAAAACATGGCGAACAAGTCTTCCGCAGCTCTACATGACCACGCGATGCAACTTGTCGGATTCCTCCGCTGCCAATGGTTTATTCGCATTCTGAAACCACAGCAGGATCAGATCCGCCCGTCGCTGCACGCCAAATTTCGACAGCAGATTGGATACGTGGAATTTCACCGTCCGCTCTGAGATGTTGAGCTTGACGGCGATTTCTTTATTGGAGAGGTTGTCCAGCAATCCCTCAAGCACTTCCCTTTCGCGGTTGCTTACGCTGTTGGTTCGTAGCTGAGGACCGTTGCGCGCCTTCAGAATCGAATCTACGAAACGTGCCAGAATCTGCCGCGGAACCCAGTATCCACCGGCTGCAACCGATCGTACGGCCCTCGCAAGCTGCAGTTCTGCATCGGCATATGAAAGTAATCCCTTGGCGCCCAGTTGCAAATAGCGAAAATAACTCTCCTGGTTAAACCCGTCCCCCACCACCAGCACCTGTGCTTCCGGCCGTCGCTCGAAAATGGCCGTTATAAGTGGCTCTATCGAGCGGACTGCATTCGAATCAACCACGTAGATTTGCGCCTCAGGAACCGCCGTCGTCGTGCAATCCGACACCAGCGGCGCATCATAGAGCTCTCCCCGAATGCTCACAGACAAGGCTCCCAGCAACTTCTGAAACTGCTGCAGTACCAGCGGATGAGCGGAGAACACGCAGACGGAGGAGGTTCGGGTTGATGCCACTTTTTCCATCAGATGTACGCCACGACTAGCAAGCCGGTCTCCATTCACCCAAACAGTCGCTGCAGTCTTGCGCACGTGCACTTTTTAAGTAACCAGTATGCCGATTCTAGCATTCGTTACTCGCAAGCGATCACACGAGGGCTGTTAGACAAAAGTAACCAGCCGGCTGCACAAAAACCAGCTGAGCCACCGTCAGAGCTGAACTTTCTGGGGACCTTGACTTTCGAACTACCCGTAAACTAGCAGTAACTGACACTGCAGCTGGCCAACTCCTGCTCTGACACGTGCAGCAGAAGCCGCCCGTTGGGGAATCGCTGAACTGCAACCGCTGGACCTATCCCTGGCTAATATACGCCCGCATCATGTGCACTTCTCCCTCTTTTTCCACGAGGTCGTGGAGCAGAAGGTCCCGCAGGGAAATCAGTCCTTTTAATTTCCTGCCATCACAAACCGGCAGATGCCGGAAATTGTGTTCCTTCATCAGCCGCATGCATTTGTCCAGCGTCTCGTGCGGCGACACTACGAATGGGTCCTTGGTCATGACGTCTTCCACCCGCGTCTTTCGCGGATCCAGACCTTCGCTTACCACTCGCTTCATCAGATCGCGCTCGGAAAAAATCCCCACTAGCTCCTGCACTCGCACTACCGCTACCGCCCCCACATTTTTCTCCGTCATGTAGCGGGCGGCTTCCAACACGCTGATGTTCGATTCCACAAAAAACGTGTCACGGTCCTTCACCAGCTCATAGATCTCTTTCATGTATTTCCCCCAAATTTGCAGGACGGACGGCCAGGACCCGCACAGACCCCCACGCCCCGCGGAGTATATGCCGGTTCGCTCACGAACGAAAGAGTCTGGAAGACTGCGATCTTCCTCCGCGAAGTGCTCGTTAACGTCGACCCTGCTCGCCGCGGATTCGATGCAGATGCCAATGGGCAGGTAATTGAATAGCGGCCCACGCACCCAATTCCGGACAGCAGCCTGGATTGACGAACCCAGAAGCGCCCCCCGAGCAGGCAAATCGCTGTTCTTAACGCTGGAAAATCGCAGACCTTCAGGTTTCTTTTGAGCAATTACCCAAATCGCTGTATTGCGTTC of the Terriglobales bacterium genome contains:
- a CDS encoding response regulator transcription factor — encoded protein: MRKTAATVWVNGDRLASRGVHLMEKVASTRTSSVCVFSAHPLVLQQFQKLLGALSVSIRGELYDAPLVSDCTTTAVPEAQIYVVDSNAVRSIEPLITAIFERRPEAQVLVVGDGFNQESYFRYLQLGAKGLLSYADAELQLARAVRSVAAGGYWVPRQILARFVDSILKARNGPQLRTNSVSNREREVLEGLLDNLSNKEIAVKLNISERTVKFHVSNLLSKFGVQRRADLILLWFQNANKPLAAEESDKLHRVVM
- a CDS encoding CBS domain-containing protein, which codes for MKEIYELVKDRDTFFVESNISVLEAARYMTEKNVGAVAVVRVQELVGIFSERDLMKRVVSEGLDPRKTRVEDVMTKDPFVVSPHETLDKCMRLMKEHNFRHLPVCDGRKLKGLISLRDLLLHDLVEKEGEVHMMRAYISQG